From the genome of Peptococcaceae bacterium 1198_IL3148:
AGAAAGAATTCGGACACCGGCCACACCAACAATTCCGGCCGCCACTAAATAGTTATGCCTAGCCATACCACCCACATGACGAAAGTGCATCAGTCCGGTGGCAATGGTAATGGCCAGATAAATTATTATAGTTCTAAGGGCAATCATGTACCAGGGTAGGTGGCTTGCACCAAACCAAAAACCATGCCAATCCAAAAGAATCTCCCCTCCTATGTATTATGGCTAAAGTTTCTGTTTTTATGAGTTTTCACCCATCACCGGAAACATTATCGTAAAGGTGGTGCCTACACCCAGTTGGCTAGCTACTTTGACATTGCCATTATTATCTTCAATGATCCGATTACAGATAGCCAATCCTAAGCCAGTGCCATTGGCTTCGGTGGTAAAAAAGGGATGCATGATCTTTGGTAAATGTTCAGGCGCTATGCCTTTACCGGTATCCTGAATTTCAATAAAGGTAGTTGTGTCATTTGAATACGTTCTAATAATAATTGTACCGTTATCTCCGCAGGCCCTTTGAGCATTTTGAATAATATTTAATAGTAACTGCTTTATTTGTTGTGCACTACCATAGAAGGGTAAAACATTGTCGCCAAGCTCCTGTTGATAATTTATTCCCTTCCGTCGTCCAGAGTAGGTGTATAATTCCCAAACTTCATTAATAATTTCATTAATGTTTAAACTGCTCAACTCACCCTTTTCTGACCGGGACAATTCTAACATACTGGTGATGATGACGTTAATTCGATCCAATTCTGCTATGGCCAGGTTATATAGTCTACCAAATTGCTCCCCTTCCCCTCTAGCCTGTGCCAATTGCAAAAATCCTCTCACTGTAGTAAGGGGGTTTCTGATTTCATGGGCCGCCCCCGCTGCCAGTTCGCCTATGGCAGACAAGGTTTCCAGCCGTTGTATTTTTCCCCTTTGCCTTTGGAGTTCTGTAATATCGTTTATAACTATCACAAAACAGTTAGCTTCTTCGCTGGAACCCTTTAAAATAAACCTGCTGATTAGATATGTATGGTTATGATTTTCAATTTGCATGTTTGTAAAATTTGAATTCCATTTAGCTGCAGGGACTAAAAAGTTTTGCCAGACTATTTCCTCCCCATGCCCAATAAGCTCATCATTAGCCTTTTGAAAAATTTGCTCAGCCTTTTTATTACAAAGAATAATTTTACCCTGTAAGTCACTGATTAAAACACCTTCGGAAAATGTTTGTATTAAATCCTTTAAAAAGTCTCTTTCTTCCTCTAACTTTAAAGCATAGGCTTTATTGGCATCCGCTATTTTGCCCACAACCCAGGCGATGATAATGTAGTAAATAAAAACCTGCATATCTTCTATTAGTACTGCTTTGCTATAGATGGCAGTGTTAGCCATAAAAAGCAAAGAAGATATTAAGCCTAAATAAAAACCACTGGTTAAGGATATTAACACAATTGGAACGCTGTATAATAATTTATGCATTTCTACATTAAAAATAGAAGAAAAGGATAGTGTGAAACAGATTAATACAATTGCATATAAAATGCGGTAAGTATACTTGGATGAATTAAATCCCTCTTCACATGTTTTATAAAATAAGTAGTTTAGTAACAAAAAACAACCTAAGGAAGCTATCATGGCGATGTTAAAACTAACAGCCGCGAAATTTTCATGTAGGTAAATTGGCTGAGCAAATACCACCATGAGAAAGGCACCACAAAAAAACAAAAAATGAGATACCCAATATATTTCTTTAAGATATTCCACCGGGGTAGTTTTATTAATCATTTACATCGTAACTCCTATATTCTATGGTTTTTCCAACTTTATACGATTTTGAATTATATTTTTTTATCAGTAAAGTCAACGCCATGATAATTAAAATCTGTGGCCAACCAATTAAGATCCATTGCCAACCATCGCCGTAAGCTACATCACCAAAAAACGTAATGTATAAAACATGAACCAGTGTTTCTGTGCAAGCAAGCACAAACAACCCTATAAAGGTGGTATAAAAGGACGTTGCAAAAGAAACCCCAGCCAATATGCGAAGAACAATTGTTAGTCCTAGGCAAGCCACCAACGTATGGACTCCCAGAGGTATCGGCAAAATTCGAACCAAACAAACAGCGGTGGCTAATAGAAAACCATAAAGCACAACTGTCCTCAATTGGTAACCTTGGCGCAAAATGGCCAAACAGAAAATAATTACTGCTACAGATTCAGGCCACCCCTGTATAATAAGATTTTGTAACATTGTCTTCATGGTTGTGTCGTCCTCCCAATTCTAAATATTATAGTAACTTTTGATAACTTTCTACAAAATCCTTTGTCATAATTTGTTATTTGAATACAAAAATATGAGTAATAATACATTGTAATAAATTTGTCATTACATAAATTACCTGTTGAAAAATGTTCTACTTATAAATTCTAAAGTATATAAATTAATGCAAATTAAAATGCATTCAGTGGATACCCCTCCTGCTGAGTGGTGGCTATTTATCTCTTTCTATAAGGAGGATTATGTGGTGGAAAAGGGTAAAGTTAAAAACGTATTCCCCGGCGGCAATACGTCTAAAGGTTTTTATTCTTACTACAATTATATGATCGAACCAGACGCCACAAGAATTATTTCAATTAAAGGTGGACCAGGCGTTGGCAAATCAACGCTGATGCGCTGGGTTGGAGAAGAAATGCGGGGGCGAGGTTACAACGTAGAGTACCATTGGTGCTCATCTGACAACGGATCTTTAGATGGAGTAGTCATTCCTGCCATTAAGGTGGCTATGTTGGACGGAACAGCACCGCATGTGGTCGATCCCAAAAATCCCGGTGCAGTGGACGAAATTCTCCACTTAGGTGAGTATTGGAACGAAGGATTGTTGCGTCAGCATAAGAATGAAATTATGGCCACCAACGCCCGAGTTGGTCGATTGTTTAAAATTGCCTATAGTCAGTTGGCAGAGGCTAAAGTTATCAAAGATGAGCGGGATGGCTATTACGATGAGGCCACCAACTTTGCCATGGTGAACGGAGTAATTCACCAAATTGCCAAGTCCATTATCAGCAAAGCTGACACTCAGTTTAAAAACGAACCTAAAGAACGGCACCTGTTTGCCACCGCCTTAACTCCGGGGGGCAATGTTCACCATCTGGACAGCATTCTGCAGGATGTGCAAACCCTGCATCTAATCACGGGTGAAGCCAGCGCCATTGGTTCCTACATCGTTGGCACCATCGCCGACGCCATCAATATCCATGGACTGGATAGCGAAGTTTACCACTGCGCCTTAGAGCCGGAAGAGGTTGACTTGGTGGTTGTTCCATCCATCAAGGTTGCCATTCTAAAAGACATCCCTGGCATTAACTTTAAACCCCAGGACATCCCAAAAATTAAGCGGATAGAGATGTATAACCTGGACCAATTTATCGATCAAGATATACTGACAGTTTACGATCGGGAAATAAAGTGTTGTAACGAAAGACTACACGCTGCCATCTGTCGGGCATTAAGCTACATTGCCGCCGCCAAGGCCGAACATGACATGATGGAAAAGTTCTACATCTCAGCAATGGACTTTGAGGCCATTAATGCCAAGCGCGAAGAAATGCTACAGCGGATACTGAAGTATGCGGAGGAGTTTAAGTAACTTTAACTGAGAAGGCACCCTTAGCGAGTGCCTTCTTATACCCCATTATTCTACACTTATATATAAACTACATTTGTCAGAGTAGTTTTTGTATACCGTGCTATCACCTCTCCCCAATATCACTTAACTTTAGGTCTGCATACCTACCACCTAGATTATAGGATGTAATGCGCTTTTTGCCTGAAGCCGGTTGTAGTAAACCAATAGCCACCCAATCCTTTACCCATTCTTGAATAGTTCTTTTGCTCACCTCAAACCATTCAGCCATTAAATCCAGTGACATTGATCTGCCTTCAAATCGTAGTGCTAATTGAAGCAGCTTTATTTCTCTTTTTGATAGTTCAAGCAGTTTTCCTTCTGATGCATCATACAAACGCATAGCAGAATTGGCAATGTCTTTAAACGCTTGGGCCATTGTATTTAAAAAGAACGTTATCCAAGGATTGAGGTTGGGATTATTCCGACCATCGTAATAAGTAACCGGTAACCCCATCTGTAGGCTGCTATAATAACGTTGCAAATCATTGGCATAGTACTCTTCCACTGTAAAATAACCTTTTAAATCATAGTCATTGACCATTAATATATACAGGGCCAACGCTCTAGCCAATCTTCCATTGCAATCGTCAAAAGGATGAATGGTCACAAGTTGATATGCTGTAATGGCTGCTTTTATAGGTATTGGTAAAGTTTGTTCACTGTTTACCCAATGCACTAGTTCTTTCATTAATTCAGGCACTTCTTCCCAATATGGTGGAATATATTCCACCGCACCAGTTTTGCTATCTCTAATACAAAACAACACCCCTGGTGGTGTAGCCCCACGGTATTCACTTTTTTTACCCCTTCTACCCGGCCCTCTTACTTCAATTATTCTGTGTAATTTTTTAATAAAGTCTTCGGTTACTGGCAGGTTCATATACTTTGCTTTGTTAAGAAAAGATAAAGCCTTCCAATAGTTCCTAGCCTCTTGTTCATGGTAATTTTCTTCTTTGTCGGGGCGTTTAGAAACCACTTCTTCTACTTGCTGCAATGTTAGTTGATTACCTTCAATGTAGGTAGAATAATGAGTTGTTTTTAACCTTGCCCTTTGCTTTAGTTTTTCTGATATATGTAGAGGCAGTGTCTTGCTGGTAACTAAACCACGATAGTACTCTATTTGAGAGAGCAGCATTACAATTTCGTTGGTAAAATCAAACTTCGGTTGGTAAACCATACACTTCACCTCAATTTAATTTTACCATATTTTAACTATTCATACAATGTGTTTCTTTAATTTAATTCTTTATTCTAGTTCTTTTAATTGCTTCCTTTCAATCTTTGGATTCTTATCATCCCCAAGCATTCTACCACACGCCCTAGGAGACTTTTTTGAAATCATTTATATAATTCATTTCGTTATAACACCCCTCGCCTTATGCGACAAAAAAATGACCGCTTACCACGGTCATTTTAGCTTTATAAGCATGTTTTCAATTGTTTTCTGTCGTATAAGACATCTTGTAAGAAATATTTTAAATATAGCGACCCTGCCAAATTCCCAAAACCAAAAATAAAGGGCGAATGGGACATTGTTATGGGAATTCGAGAAAAAGTGTATAAGGTGGCCGGCAATATTCCATGTCCGCTTCTTGAAAATGATAAGTGTATAGTGTATGAATACCGACCATATACATGCCGGGTTCATGATTTTTTTAAAACCAGTGCTGACTCTTTAAAATGCGATCTAATTGACGATACTATGACCAACAACCAAATAATTTTACCTGAACATCTGTTTTTAATGAAAATATTAGGTATGTGGTATGTTGGAAAAACTATAATAGTATGGCTTTCCGAACAATTAGATTCATATGGTGACTTGACAACTATTGATTATGTTAGTAAAAAAACCTTTGAGACACCTGCCTCTATGATTCGACTAGATAAGAATCAGAAGTTTCCTGATTCGTCTCTAAATTTTCACTAATAAATATTAAATCACTTAAGTTTTCGATAACCTGGATTGTCAACAGTAAACTAGACAATTTTTCTAAGGTGCATAAATTTGTATTGAACAGGTGTCATATATTCAAGTGTGCTATGAATTCGAATATGGTTATACCAATTAACATAGTCATCTAGTTCGCTAGTTAGTTCTTCTAAACTATCAAAATGACGACCTTTTACAAACTCTGTTTTAAAGATTTTAAACATGGCTTCCGCCACTGCATTATCATAAGGGCAACCTTTCATACTTAGATCTCTTGATGTGGAAAGTATCTAGTGCATCGTCAATAAGTTTATTTTTAAACTCATTGCCACGGTCCGTATGAAACAGACATATCTGGTTTAGATTGCCGTTAATAGTGGATATAGCTCTGTCTACTAGGGGTGCATCTTTATTAGCGCCGGCACTGTACCCAATAATTTCTCTGTTAAAGAGGTCAACTACATACATAATTCCAGTTCATACCGACACGTACGTATGTTAAATCACTAACCACAACTGATAGCTGCTCGTCTTGATTAAACTGTCTATTGAGTTCGTTTTTTACCGGGGATTCATTACAACTTGTTTTATGCTGTTTATATTGAGCTACAGTATATTTTGATACTAAACCGTTTTCTTTCATGATTCTGCCAATTCTTCTGCGGGAAGCGATGACCCCTTTCTTCTTTAGCTCGACTTTGATTTTGCCGGTCCCATAGTTCTGGCGGCTAGCATGAAATATATCTATAATGGCTAATACAAGTTTTTCTTCTGGCTCTCTTTCTTTAGCTTCATAATAATAGGTACTTCGAGGCAGTTGTAGGACTTTGCACATTGCTGATATCGAGTATTTGTGTTGATTCTGTTTTATCACAATTACTTTCGTCCTAGTATCAGCGCAGCTTGCTTTAAAATATCATTCTCCATTAGCAATTGCTTATTTTCTTTACGTAGCTTGGCTAACTCGATCTGCTCTGGTGTTAGGTTATCTTTTTCTTTAAATGAACCTGTTTTTTGGCTTTGTTTAATCCATTTGTCTAAAGCTGATGGTGTTAATTCGTATTCACGAATAATATCTTTTCTAGGCTTACCGTTATTATATAATTGCACCATCTGTTGTTTGAATTCGTCTGTATAGGTTCTTCTTTCTCGTTTGGTCATAGTAGCCTCTCCTTAGGTTTATTATTAATAGTCTACTTGACCTTAAAAAATCTGTCTAGCTAAGTGTAACCTATCCAAATTTCATAAGATGAACAATGTATACAGTTCATATAACATTGATTTTCATATTCCACTAAACGTCTGAATTCTTACCCTTCAACCCCTCCAACCCGGAGGGATATTTGTATACCTCCCACTTTTGGACATGAATCTTCTTACAAGTTTGCTGGTAACGACTGCCTATGGGCGACCTCCATCTGTAGAAACTTTTAATGATCGGATTATTGCACAAAAGGTTATTTACTTAGCAGATGCCCTTGGCGCTTATGCCGGTGATTATTCTTAGCATTGGTACAAAAAGAGCCCCTACTCACTGGCCTTGACAAATGTTACTTACAATTTGGAAAGCTACAAGGAAATACACAGTTTTAAATTAAAGGAAGATAAAAAATATAAAAGAAATATGTAGTTTTAAGCCATATAATATGAACGAAGCAGATTGGTTGGAATTATCAGCTTCCACACACTACTTATATCATAAAACGGCTACTCCTAAAAAGCCAACTGATATTACTCAAATTGCGTTACTACAAACCCAAATATACTGTAGAACAGGCAATGAATGCTTATAATATACTTGAAACCCAGGAATTTATTGCGTAAAATGGGAGTCAAACTAGATTCTCTTTTTTATTTGAGGAGGACCCTATGGAGGAATATGGTAAAGTCCTTAAGGCATGGAATATTACCTATCCTGAAATTAAACACTATCAGGCGGAATCAATTACAGAAACTGATACTAGATGCAAAATTATAGACCCACCATTGTTAAATGTATTGATGTGGGATGAAAGCCTAATTAGAAGGGAACCTAAAGTAGAATCGGGTTATATGATTATTTTTGTAAAAGCCAACACAATAGTATATTTGACTAAAATTTTAAAACAGTGACAGCAAAAGGGACGACATCGTAGATGGGCGTCCCTTTTGCTGTGGGTAAAGTAAATATTAAAAGAAAGGAATGGGTAGAATGTCACATTTCAAGCCAAAGTTTAGGGATGAAATTGAGATCGACCAAAGGACACTGTTAGCACCTTATGCTGTACTTTCTCCAAAAGAAGGCAGTAGGCTTTACGATGAGCCAGTTATTAATACACCTACTAGAACGGAATTTCAGAGAGATAGAGATCGTATCATTCACTCTAAAGCTTTTAGAAGGCTTATGTATAAAACCCAAGTTTTTGTTAATCATGAAGGGGATCACTTTAGAACACGTTTAACTCACAGCCTAGAAGTAGCCCAGATTGCTAGAGGGATAGCTAGGTCATTACATGTTAACGAAGACCTTACCGAAGCAATTGCACTTGGCCATGACCTAGGTCACACCCCTTTTGGACATGCAGTGGAATCCTATCTAAATGACCAATTAAAAAACGAAGGTGGTTTTCTACATAACCAAAATAGTGTACGCGTTGTGGAGTTGTTAGAAGAAAAAAAGGGGTTACCCTTTGGGTATGGTCTAAATCTGACTTCGGAAGTAAGAGAAGGAATACTTAAACATACAAAAGATACAACTAAAATTTATACTAGCCTGGAACCTGAAAAACCAGGTAGTATTGAAGGCCAAATAGTATATTTCGCTGATAAGATAGCCTACATTACACACGACCTAGAGGACGGAATAAACTCTGGGATACTTCGTGATTTAATTGAAAGTGGCCTACTAACCCCAAAAGACATCGATTCATTATGGGATATGTTTAATGCTGATCAAAACTGGGGAGTAAGTAGTATAATAAATAAATTGGTGGTAGATTTGGTAGAAGGGACAATTGAGCATCTTGCCGAATTAGACCCTAAGAGTCCAGAGGACATTAGGAACCTCAATCACGATGTTCTAAGGTTAAAAAACTATAAAACTCAGTATGATACAATGAAACAATTTGTAGAGAAATATATTTACGGAAGCCCCTTGGCTGAAATTATGGATTCTAAGGCAAAAAGAATAATAAATAGGTTATATAGATCCTTCTCTCAAAACCCAAAACAATTACCATATGATGTTTATGCTAAATTCTGTAATCCGGATATTTACCCCAGAAGAGATGGCTATTATACCACTCCAAACCGAATCTTGTGTGACTTTCTTGCAAGTATGACAGATAGATATGCAATACTGATGTATAGTAAAATATTTACTCCTACAGAAAGAATAATATCAGTTTAGTAAGAGTTCCCTTATTTTTAAATTTGTTATTTTAACAATGGGAAAAGGGTTAATCTTTAATTTGTAGAATTATTTTACAGATTAAAGATATGGAGTGGGTTATGAACAAGTTACAGGGATTTTACGAACTAAAATGGATTGGCATACCAGCTATCACTTGGAAAATATTTACGGAAGATACTATATTCGACGAAAACTTGCTATGGACAATTAGAGTAGCCGTAAGATTCGGAGAAGACATTAATCTACCTAGAGCAATAGGAGTAAAAGCCGAAGAAGCAAAATTTGTGGCCAAAAATTTTCTCAACGATTTTAAAGAAAACGGTTTAATTATTTATTACCCATTTTTTATAGCAATAAAAAGTGGAAATATGGAAATTAAGGAAAGCAGAATTATTATTGAGGCTGTGAAAAATGATTTGTGGAATCTAACCACCGGTGGCGAAAGAGACGTTACAATATTTATAGATCGACTAACAAAGGAAATGCAATTCTATGGTGACGAGACTTTTCTAAC
Proteins encoded in this window:
- a CDS encoding PRK06851 family protein, which produces MEKGKVKNVFPGGNTSKGFYSYYNYMIEPDATRIISIKGGPGVGKSTLMRWVGEEMRGRGYNVEYHWCSSDNGSLDGVVIPAIKVAMLDGTAPHVVDPKNPGAVDEILHLGEYWNEGLLRQHKNEIMATNARVGRLFKIAYSQLAEAKVIKDERDGYYDEATNFAMVNGVIHQIAKSIISKADTQFKNEPKERHLFATALTPGGNVHHLDSILQDVQTLHLITGEASAIGSYIVGTIADAINIHGLDSEVYHCALEPEEVDLVVVPSIKVAILKDIPGINFKPQDIPKIKRIEMYNLDQFIDQDILTVYDREIKCCNERLHAAICRALSYIAAAKAEHDMMEKFYISAMDFEAINAKREEMLQRILKYAEEFK
- the dgt gene encoding dNTP triphosphohydrolase, with amino-acid sequence MGRMSHFKPKFRDEIEIDQRTLLAPYAVLSPKEGSRLYDEPVINTPTRTEFQRDRDRIIHSKAFRRLMYKTQVFVNHEGDHFRTRLTHSLEVAQIARGIARSLHVNEDLTEAIALGHDLGHTPFGHAVESYLNDQLKNEGGFLHNQNSVRVVELLEEKKGLPFGYGLNLTSEVREGILKHTKDTTKIYTSLEPEKPGSIEGQIVYFADKIAYITHDLEDGINSGILRDLIESGLLTPKDIDSLWDMFNADQNWGVSSIINKLVVDLVEGTIEHLAELDPKSPEDIRNLNHDVLRLKNYKTQYDTMKQFVEKYIYGSPLAEIMDSKAKRIINRLYRSFSQNPKQLPYDVYAKFCNPDIYPRRDGYYTTPNRILCDFLASMTDRYAILMYSKIFTPTERIISV
- a CDS encoding Fic family protein — translated: MVYQPKFDFTNEIVMLLSQIEYYRGLVTSKTLPLHISEKLKQRARLKTTHYSTYIEGNQLTLQQVEEVVSKRPDKEENYHEQEARNYWKALSFLNKAKYMNLPVTEDFIKKLHRIIEVRGPGRRGKKSEYRGATPPGVLFCIRDSKTGAVEYIPPYWEEVPELMKELVHWVNSEQTLPIPIKAAITAYQLVTIHPFDDCNGRLARALALYILMVNDYDLKGYFTVEEYYANDLQRYYSSLQMGLPVTYYDGRNNPNLNPWITFFLNTMAQAFKDIANSAMRLYDASEGKLLELSKREIKLLQLALRFEGRSMSLDLMAEWFEVSKRTIQEWVKDWVAIGLLQPASGKKRITSYNLGGRYADLKLSDIGER
- a CDS encoding ATP-binding protein, yielding MINKTTPVEYLKEIYWVSHFLFFCGAFLMVVFAQPIYLHENFAAVSFNIAMIASLGCFLLLNYLFYKTCEEGFNSSKYTYRILYAIVLICFTLSFSSIFNVEMHKLLYSVPIVLISLTSGFYLGLISSLLFMANTAIYSKAVLIEDMQVFIYYIIIAWVVGKIADANKAYALKLEEERDFLKDLIQTFSEGVLISDLQGKIILCNKKAEQIFQKANDELIGHGEEIVWQNFLVPAAKWNSNFTNMQIENHNHTYLISRFILKGSSEEANCFVIVINDITELQRQRGKIQRLETLSAIGELAAGAAHEIRNPLTTVRGFLQLAQARGEGEQFGRLYNLAIAELDRINVIITSMLELSRSEKGELSSLNINEIINEVWELYTYSGRRKGINYQQELGDNVLPFYGSAQQIKQLLLNIIQNAQRACGDNGTIIIRTYSNDTTTFIEIQDTGKGIAPEHLPKIMHPFFTTEANGTGLGLAICNRIIEDNNGNVKVASQLGVGTTFTIMFPVMGENS